The Pyrus communis chromosome 5, drPyrComm1.1, whole genome shotgun sequence region ggcataatgaaaattttctccagaATGTGGCACTTAGCTATTTGCATGATGGAGTAGAATTATCTCCCTTCCAAATCTCCTCCCCTCTTATCCTCTCTCACTTTCCTCTtcgtctttctctctctatgaaAAGTCAAAACAAATTGTTGACATTGTATAATCATGAccgttcaaataaaaaagaatttgaaagtagaaaaatttagaaagaaaagaatcaTACTCTCTAATCATGATCATATGTAAAATGTGGGACCTATATTtttaggaagttttaacgaaatatttccggtattatttacttttaacaaaaatgatatttttattctaaaaaatcacttatggtactattcacttactacattttttgtcattttgattaaaactcaaaattttcaaatcatttttattaattttcctataTTTTTATCAGCCTGACCACGATATGTGCGGCTTGGTCTGGCATCGGACAAGAGGGTCCGCACGTGCTGAAGAAACATATTGAGACGTGATCGAATGGATCATGAATGGGACATGAAACTGAAAGATGTGTTTGGCGAGGCATCTCATGTCTATAACAAACTGAGAGCATCCTCCGGTTCTTCGGGCAATTCATGTAGTGTAACTCGCACTCTCTCCATCATAAACCTTTCGCAACTGCCTCATCACATTCACATGCCTCACGATGCACTTTTAGCTTTGTCCCCATTTTCCTTccttctattttatttatttattcatttaaaagttttttgtttgtttgttcccATTTGATAGTAATACACTAATATCAACACGGGATTCTCGACCAATGCAAGATCTATTGGAGGTTCGGAACTATTTTCGAGGACATTAAATGGGTGGCAATCTCTTTTGTCTCTATTCAATGGCAACATATTTATAAAGAAGTCAACTTCTTTGCATATGATATTACATTTATTGATCACAATGTTAACAATATTTGTATTTGGAATAGGGTGCTTCCTGGTGAAGTCACGCCATTCATTTGTATTTGACTGTACGGGTTCTAGGTGTTCCCGGAGATTCTCTTTAGCTTAATAAAGTCTAtttcctagccataaataaataaatattaacacGGGTAAGGCTGTTTGTagacataaaatttaaaaatgtgCAGGGCCAAACTCTATTAAAAATGTGCTaataaatatgttaattttgTGTGTACATTATATTGATTCGTATGGAACAATgcttaaatgtttttaaacgAAACCATCGCATCTTACTGCATAAAGAATCTTTGCACAACATTGAGCCAATTCCGTAGTAAGAACTcttttggaagtgcttttaaattgaCTGAAAGAGCATTTGGAGTAAATGTTTtagggttccaaaagcacttgaaatgctttttcaagattcacttgcattttactaaggattgattctaaaaacattttcatcaaaagcctttttagaaccaatccttagtaaaatgAAAGTGAATCCTAGAAAAATACTTTAAGGATTGGTTCtgaaaacattttcatcaaaaacattttcagttattttaaaagcactttcaaacaagGTCTAAGAGAATGAGGTAAATTCATTCCCTTCATACGCATACATTACGTGCAAATCCAGTAAAATGAACATTATAATTTCCAAGTGGCATGAAAATACAGACCAGCTGAGCATTCCATAATACTCTACTTTTATTCGTTGTGTTGTTACATCCATCAACTTATTGTGCTGCAGTTCAGTTCAACTTGTATTGAATCTGAACCGCTTTTTGGTTTAGTACTTGTACCTTGCTAGCTAGCTAGTTTCTATGCTCCGCTAAacatattccgtcaactttctAACGTGACAATGCCTGATTGACTTGAAGTGTCGTGCTAGCTAGTTTGGCAACCTTTGTTCCTCATCGTCCTTAATGAGGATGTGATCATCGTTGTCAGCAACCCCAACCTCCCAACCAAACTGAAAGGTGACATCTAGGAAGTAGAGCATGATGACCAAAACAACGCAGGACACGAACATCGGAATCGGCCCGAAAATCCATAGAAACAAAGGGAACGAGAAATAGAACGCCCGGAGTCCCAAGGACCAGAAATAGCTGCCTCGGTTCACGGTGGTGGCAACGTAGTCTGTAGTGAGGTAGTGGTGCTGATGGTGCGGCGACATCTTCTTGCACGGTACGTTGATGAGAATGCTGGCGTGGCTGTAGTACCTTATGGACTGCACATTGAAGAGGAAAGCCACCAGGAAACACACCAAAATGGCGAAGAACTTGATCGAAAATGCTAGCTCGCTTCGGTCCCCAAAGACAAATAAAGCTGCTCTGTATTTGGTGCCGCTGGTCATCAAGAGGGCAATGAGAGAGCAGAGCGTAATGGCGGTCGAGGCCAAAAGGGTCGACGCCATTATGTTGTTTCTCAATGTTTGCACCGCAAGAACACCATGCTTTGGAGCTTCCTGCATTTCGTGCATGCCCAAATGCAAATTGGTCATTAGAGAACATCATTTTTCAATCGTATATGCACTGTTTTTatccattaattttcttttaacgtattcaattcaaaattcaaaaactaaataCGGAGTATGCATGAAGAGAAAAAACTTGTACGAAAATCACTTTCATTGTCAAAAATGTATGTTGTCATGTTCTACATGATTATATGAATAGGAATCAATTAAGATGATACTCTAAACCATTCTAATTTACAGGAAAAAAAATCGAACTTGAATACAAGACGGCTGACCAATTGGTTAAAAACCCttctttcaa contains the following coding sequences:
- the LOC137735773 gene encoding uncharacterized protein, whose product is MQQRVLDYVLVPAGLLVMVAYHLWLLYRILTQPNSTVIGINSINRRFWVHAMMEEAPKHGVLAVQTLRNNIMASTLLASTAITLCSLIALLMTSGTKYRAALFVFGDRSELAFSIKFFAILVCFLVAFLFNVQSIRYYSHASILINVPCKKMSPHHQHHYLTTDYVATTVNRGSYFWSLGLRAFYFSFPLFLWIFGPIPMFVSCVVLVIMLYFLDVTFQFGWEVGVADNDDHILIKDDEEQRLPN